TGGTCATTCTGACAACATCTGCAAGAGAAGAGTATGCTGTTGAAAAAGGGATTATTGAAGAATGGAAAAACGCTCTTATTAATTCTTCTCTCCCCATTGTTTCTATCATCTGGGAAGAAAAAGTTAGTGCAAAAAACGCTCCAACGTATTTCCGTTCTCACTTAATCCATGGGGAACCATTTATTAAACAAACATTAACACTGCCTAAGGATGGAAATTCTGGGGTGTTTCATGTACGGCCTAGAAGCTTCTTTCAACCCCAAAGTCTTCAAGGAGCAAAAATTATAGAAATTGCTAAAGAGTTTATGAATCCTCAAGGATCCGAAACTCTATTGGATCTCTATTGTGGTGCGGGAACTATCGGGATCATGCTCTCCGCCTATGTAAAAAAGGTTATAGGAGTAGAAATTGTCCCTGATGCTATAGATTCTGCAAAAGAAAATATCTTAATAAATAAAAAAGAAAATCTCATTGAAGTGTATCTAGAAGATGCGAAAACATTTTGTAGAAGACATCAAGACTGCCCTCCGCCAGATGTCGTTGTTATTGACCCACCACGTTGTGGAATACAAAATAAAGTTCTGAAATACCTTCTGAGAATTTTTCCAAAAAAAATTATTTACATCTCCTGTAATCCTAAAATACAGTTTGAAGAGTGTTGTAGTTTAATTTCTGCAGGTTATCACATCAAAAAAGTACAACCTTTGGATCAATTCCCTCATTCTCCACACTTAGAAAATATTATTTTGTTAGAAAGAGAAGATAGCCTCTAGGAAAAGCATTGAACCTACGCTTCCTATTGTGTTAACCTTGCCCTGTAATAACCGAAGTAAAGGTGGTTTAATGTTATCTCGTTTATTCATGTGTTTTTTATTTCTTTTGAGTTCCTCATCTCTCCTAGCAGATGAAGAAGGCACTCAAGTAAAAAGTACTTTTGCTCAACCCGCTGTCATGCTAGGCATTGCCATTTTGTTCTTTTACTTCATTTTATGGCGTCCTGAACAAAAACGCAGAAAAGCTATGGAAAAACGCAAAAACGAACTTGCGAAGGGCGATAAAGTTACCGCTATGGGGATCTTAGGAACTATTGATGAGATCCGCGAACATACTGTAATTCTTAATATTACCTCTGGGAAAATCGAAATGCTAAAAGCAGCAATTTCTGAAATTTTGAAACCCGACGGAACTAAAGCATAAGCTTTAAGATATAGAGATTTACTTTCTGTAGCATTAGAGAGATCTACATTGATTTTTTATAAGCCAAGTTATAACTTGACATCATAAGCTCTTCAAAGAAGTCGAGGATTTTTAGAATCATGACTTGGCTTTCAGGCCTATATTTTATCAGCATTGCTAGTTTAGTATTTTGTGTTATAGGTTTGATACTTTCTGGGATCATTCTTATTTCCCGCAAATTTCTAGTTAAAACCCACGCTTGCAAGCTTAAGATTAACGACGACGACTCTCTCACAAAAACAGTGGATAGTGGTCGCACTCTGTTGTCTTCTCTTTTAGATTCGGGGATTCCCATACCTTCTCCGTGTGGAGGTAAGGCTACTTGCAAACAGTGTAAAGTAAAAATTGTAAAAAATGCTGACCAGCCTTTGGAAACAGATCGTGCTACTTTTTCAAAGCAGCAGCTAGAGCAAGGCTGGCGTCTTTCCTGCCAAACGAAAGTGCAACATGACATGTGTTTGGAAATAGAAGAACGTTATTTAAATGCTTCTTCTTGGGAAGGTACAGTGGTTTCTAATGATAACGTCGCTACATTCATAAAAGAGCTTGTTGTATCGGTTAGTCCTGAACATCCTATCCCCTATAAGCCTGGGGGATATTTACAAATCCGCGTTCCTCCATATAAAACGAATACTTCCGATTGGAAGCAAACCATGGCTCCTGAATACTATAGTGATTGGGAACATTTTAATTTATTTGATCGGACTATCGACAATAGCCTCCTAGAGTTGGATTCTGCAAACAAAGCATATTCTCTAGCTTCATACCCAGCAGAACTTCCGGTTATTAAATTTAACATCCGTATTGCAACACCACCTTTTATTAACAACGCTCCCAATCCAGAGATTCCTTGGGGAATATGCTCATCGTATATTTTTTCATTGAAACCTGGAGATAAGATTACTGTCTCTGGTCCTTACGGAGAATCTTTCATGAAGGAAAATAACCGTCCGCTGATTTTTTTAATCGGTGGTGCGGGTTCTTCATTTGGAAGAAGTCATATTTTGGATCTCCTATTAAACAAGCACTCCACAAGAGATATCACCTTATGGTACGGAGCACGTTCTCTAAAAGAGAACATCTACCAAGAAGAGTATGAAAAGTTAGAAAAGGACTTCTCTAATTTCCATTACCATTTAGTATTGTCAGAACCTCTTCCTGAAGATATCGACTCAGGTTGGGATAAGAATGACCCTGAGAAAACGAATTTTCTATTTCGGGCTTTTGAGCTTGGTCAGCTCAGTAAACTAAGCAATCCTGAAGACTATTTATATTATGTATGCGGTCCACCTCTACACAACAGTAGCATCTTAAAATTACTCGACAATTATGGTGTAGAGCGATCTTCTATAATTCTCGATGATTTCGGAAGCTAGTCTTTAATACATGTTTTTTCGCCATGAATATTGTTCTATCGATAGATCGTCGTGGCGAGAAAACCTATCCCCCTGTGCAGCCTGCTATAAAGTTCTCATTACCTTAAAATACGTTCATTAGAATTTGAATTATTTCAGGTTCTATTTCACTCCCTTAACAAGGGTTCTTTTCTCCTTCCTCACAGTACTGGTTCACTAGTCGTTGACTAGTATTTAGACTTTTTTGGAAGCTGAATCTTACCAAAATATTTTTTACTAAAAACCCAGTGATCCCAAAAAATGGGAATAGCGTTAATTTGATAAGGCGCTCCTGAAACCTCTAGCTAGCCTTGATTATATATCCCCAAAGGGAGCTGTCCTAGCTGTCCTAAAGTATTAAATAAGACATCTCTTCCCCACCAGCTAATCCCTACGCTATCAATAATCCCACTTCCTAGTTTGATTAGATGGATCTTCTTTTCAAAAGCCCCATAAAAACTTTCCTTATTATTAAGATCGCTTGCAACTTGATAAAAACGGCTTCTTAATAAAGGCTTTTCTTCCCGATATCGCGAATTAAACGTAATATTCGCACAAAGCCCTAAGCCTACTGTCTCAGTCACATTTTCTTGATAAACTTGCTTCTGGATCTGATGGGCTTGAATGTAGTTAAATAAGACGGATTGGGCATGCCAATTACGAGAAGTGTCTCCCCCACTAATGGTGAGTTTCAATGTTCTGGATCCTGAAGATAACCCTGATCTCTTATCCTTAACTTCAAAGGTATACGAAGCCTCCGTCTGACTTCCTGTTGGCGTTCCTGTTAGTTTGACTGTTTGAGTGACTCCCGTGCCATCCAGACTCATTTTTAGCCCTGTCGGCAAACTTGTGGGCACTATCAATTCATAGTCCCCACTTCCATGAGTGATAGATAAAACTGTTAAATCCGCAGCCACATTCACAGGAAGCGTTTTGCTATAAGTTGTTTGTGAAAAGGCCAATTTTTGAACAACCGCCAATACAAAGGAAGATTGCACCTCAGCTCCAGTTCCTCCATCTCGAATGGTAAAGGTAAAAGTCTCCTGTCCTGCTGAGGTCTCCACTTGTGGGGTTCCATATATGGAACCATCATTAGTTCTCCAAGATAGTCCCGCTGGGAGCGCTGGCGAGACCTCCGTGAAAGTAACTGCTTTTCCTGATACAGCAGAAGTGGCTACTAGCGGAGTGTAATTCAAGTAGCTCCCAATAACCGCAACCTTATTTTTCTCTTTCTCAGTTATCGTAGGACCAGTAGCAACCGTTAACATTAACGTCATAGGAGAGCGAGGAGAATGATTCGCATCTGTAACCGTCACAGAATATTGCGTTTGATTACTAATTGTTGTTGCTGTTCCAAAGATCTCTCCTGTTGTAGTATTTAACTGCAATCCGTTAGGAAGAGTTGGAGTAACCGAAACACTATAAGGAGTTACCCCTCCAGATAAAGCACATATTGGGAAAGATACTGGAGTGTTTACTCCTAAAATCTTCTGATAAGTACTCTGCTGAGCAACAAAACTAGAAGCAACCCCTAATTCAAAATCCGCTTCACTATCAGAGCCTGACTTGCCGTCCCGAACAGTCATAGTATATACCCGTAAAGGAGACTCTTCTGTTGGAGTTCCTGTAATCTCCCCAGTTGCGGAGTTTAAGTTAATTCCAGCAGGGAGAGTCGGGGTAACATTTGTAAAACTCACCGTTCCATCTGGAGCAGAAGGCGACGCAGTTATGGGTGTATAATTAGTACCTCCCTGTGTTGTTGAAGTATTCTTTGTTAACATTTTCTTTGGTACTGCAATCGTTACCTTAGCTCCGGTTACGACTGACAAGTTAATCGAAATATTTTTAGATTCCCGCTGCTGATCCTGAACAGTAAATACATATTCCTGCTCTTGAATCTGCCCCGTCCCTAATCGACCTGATATTACTCCAGAAGCATCCACGGTTAATCCATTAGGTAAAGCTGGAGAAACTGAAACCGTATAAGGAGGCTCTCCTCCTGTAATTTCAAAAGCATGAATATTAACATGGCTATCGGTTGATAGAACACGACGGTATAATTTCTGAGAAACTACAAAAGGAGGATTCACTACTAAGGAAAATGTTGCTGAGGCTCTCTGCGTGCCATTACTATCTCCGACATATACAGTGTAGCTTGTTTCTGGAATCCCAATTTCAGACTGTACGGTCCCGGATATTTTCCCTGATCTAGGATCTAATTGTAACTGATTAGGTAAAGAAGGCTGAATCGACCATTGCTGTGTCCCTGAAAAGGATGAAGTCACCGATATCGGATTTTTTCCTGCGGTATAAGATTTTGCTGTCACTACAACCTTGGGACTATCTACCTGCAATACTGGTAAAAACTCTAATCTTGCTGTTTGTGAATCGCTATTCGAAGTCGCACTCACTGTAGTTTCTCCTGAATAGGTATTCGTTAGAGAGACTTTAACTTGCCCTTGAGAATCTGAAGTCAACGATGAGGCATCTAGTGTAGCGTGATTTGACGCTGCTACCGTAACAGGAAAATTAGGAATAGGATTATTATGCGCGTCAATAATTCTGAATATAACTTCTGCTTTATCTTGACCATTTGCCGGCTGATTATTTTGTAAAATCGTAATGGCTCGCGAAACTTGTGCTGTCGTCTTATCAGGAACAAAAAGAATCGGTATTACATCTACAACCTGATTAACTATGACGTCTACCTCCACTAGAGAGGCCTCTGTTGTCTTAATTGGGGGAGTGAGGACTTTCCCTTGAGAATCTGTTAATAATACTTCATATCTTTCTTCTGACCCTTGAGCATAGCGAACTAATACTTCCTTTCCGATCAAAGGACCATGCGTTCCAATCACCGTAAACTCGATCTGTACAGCATCTCTATCGTTAGCGACCGGAGTAAGATTAGCTAGATCTGCAACAACTTGCCCGTTAAGTAAATATTGCCAATTTATAGAAATTTGGGGATCTTGATTAACTGTGACGGTTAGCGTCCCAGTTTTTGAACGTTGTCCAGTAGAATCTACCGCAAATATGTTAAGAACATAGTTGTTTGTAGGAGTTGTTTTTTGTTTTGAAGCTAGCTGAAGCTTATGCGGAGGAAGAGTTATCTTATATTCCGCTTCTGATTTCCCAGATGTTACCAAAGAAATCTCTCCTCCAGCCTCGGTAAATTCTCTGGATTCCCATTCAAAGTACGAAATAGTTTTAGTATCAGGACACTTTAATAAAACTGTTAAAGAGGTATATTCAACATCCGATATCGTTGAGGGAGTAACCAATATATTGTAAGCATCTTCAGTATAGTTAAAGACAATAACGTTATTTCTGCTAACAAAATTATAACGGTTTTCATTCAGAAATCGCATTCTCGCTACAGCATGAGGATTAAGTTGCGCTACGAAGCTTTCTCCAAATTGATAATTTAGTCGTAAATTAAACATCGTATAATGACGAGAGTTGCTGCTCATACGATGATCCAATCCTAAAGAAAGGAGCGGAAACGGTGTAAATTCCGCCCCTGTTGTAATCACAAAAGGATTGTTTTGCAGATCCGTTCTTCCAAAAAGGGAAACATTTTTCCCAAAATACTGCTCATAAAAAATCTTTCCTCCTAAGCGAGGAAGGAAAGGCAACCAACAATGTAAACGAAGATCTAAACCATGTGCAGGAGCTTCTTGATAATTTGGACGAACAGAAGAAGGGCTCTTAGAAGACAAACCAATGTAACCATTCATAGAAAACTGTAAAAAGTCGGCCAAGATTCTAGCCCAAAGCCTAATCTAGAATGATTCTTTGTCAGATCATAATCATAAAACGCATTCGCTCCTAACATCCAATTTTTTCTAACCCCCCCCCCCCCAGATTTAAGGTATCTCTGTGATCAAGATTATGTCTAAACCCTAGTTGAGAGAATATAAGTGATTCCAGAGAGTCGTACCAAGGGAAAAGCCAATCGATCGCCGTATGTTCAAAAGGATATTCTCTATCTCCAGGGAAGAAATCTAAACGTAAACTCCCTAATCCAGACAAAGGATTATCTTGGGAATAAGGAATTTCATTTGAATGGGCAATTTTGCGAAGAGAATTTTGAGTAGAAATATCCTGTTCGTCTCCGAACAAAGATAAAAAAGCTAAACTCAAACACAGAAATAAAAAGACCTGTATATCTTTATACACACATATTTCTCTTAATTGTGATCGATACAGATGTTTGGGCGCACCGATATGAAATAAAGAAGTCGAAAAATACCTATAGGTGCAATGTACAAAAAAAACAGAAAATCAAAAACAAAAAAATGAGGTAGCGGTTATCCCACTTCTCTTGTGTTTCTGTTGTGAGAAGAATGAAAAACCCGAGATCTGAAAGAATACGGGCAAAAAAAAGGAGAATATTTCTATTCTCCTTATAAAAAACTCAGTTTACGAGTCAAAATAACTAAAAGCTTGGCAACGACCTACTCTCCCATACTCTTGTGTATAGTACCATCGGCGATAAAAGGCTTAACTTCTGAGTTCGGAATGGGGTCAGGTGTGTCCCTTTTTCCATTATCACCAAGCAAATTCTTGTAACGTAACAATTCACGTATACTAATAGACGCTTAAGAGTGTCTTTAGTATCAACTTACATCGATCGATTTATTTCAACAAAAAAGCCTATTGAGCTTTTTATATGATAAAAACCAAGTCAATGGACTTATTAGTATTGGTTAGCTAAACACATTACTGTGCGTACACACCCAACCTATCAACCACATAGTCTATATGGAGTCTCATAGGGATACCTTATCTTAAGGGAGGCTTGGCATTTAGATGCTTTCAATGCTTATCCTTTCCGAACGTAGCTACTCGGCTATGCTTTTGGCAAAACAACCGACACACCATTGGTTCGTCCATTCCGGTCCTCTCGTACTAGGAACAGCTCCTTTCAAGTATCCTGCGCCCACAAAGGATAGAGACCAAACTGTCTCACGACGTTTTGAACCCAGCTCGCGTACCGCTTTAATTGGCGAACAGCCAAACCCTTGGGACCTTCTCCAGCCCCAGGATGCGATGAGCCGACATCGAGGTGCCAAACCGCCACGTCGATATGAACTCTTGGTGGCGATCAGCCTGTTATCCCCGGAGTACCTTTTATCCGTTAAGCGACGGCGATTCCACTTTCCACCGCCGGATCACTAAGCCCGACTTTCGTCTCTGCTTGACTTGTAGGTCTTGCAGTCAACCTATTTTATACCTTTACGCTCTACTCGTGATTGCCAACCACGATGAAATAAGCTTTGGGCTCCTCCGTTACTTTTTAGGAGGATACCGCCCCAGTAAAACTGCCCGTCTGGCAATGTCCATATTCCAGATTCATGGAATTATGTTAGACTCCCAACTTGTTAAGACCAGTATTTCAACGATGACTCCCACTCTCCTGACGAAGAGTGTTCACAGTCTCCTGGCTATGCTACACATAACAAATCAAGAATCAATACCAAAGTACAGTAAAGGTTCACGGGGTCTTTTCGTCCTTTTGCGGGTAAACAGCATCTTCACTGCTACTACAATTTCACCGAGTCTTTCGCTGAGACAGTGCCCAGATCGTTACACCATTCGTGCAGGTCGGAACTTACCCGACAAGGAATTTCGCTACCTTAGCACCGTTATAGTTACGGCGGCCATTCACCAGGGCTTGGGTTCAATGCTTTGCCTTACGGCTGACATATCCCTTTAACCTTTTGGCATTGGGCAGGCGTCACACCATATACTTCCCCTTAGAGGTTTGCATAGTGCTGTGTTTTTGTTAAACAGTCGCCTGGGCCATTTCTCTGCGGCCTCCCGGGGCTCATACCGAAAAGGTAATCACCCTAGAAGGCTCCCCTTCTTCCGAAGTTACGGGGATAATTTGCCGAGTTCCTTAGCGAAAGTTATCTCGCGCGCCTTAGAATACTCATCTCGCACACCTGTGTCGGTTTAGGTACGGTCACCATCAACAGCTAGAAATTATTTCTTGAAAGCATTGCGCTACACCATCAGTTCCTCCGAAGATTTCCCTTAACCACAACCTAACCTTATGTTAGCGGATTTACCTACTAACCAGTCTCATTGTGATACGGACATTTCCAATCGTCCGCGTGCTTAACGTACTCCGTCATTCCATTGCTAAAGTTTTAGGTGGTACAGGAATATTTAACCTGTTGCTCCATCGTCTACGCATTTGTGCCTCGACTTAGGGGCCGACTAACCCAGGGAAGACGAGCTTGACCCTGGAAACCTTGTGCTTACGGCGAGGAAGATTTTCACTTCCTTTATCGTTACTTATGCCATGGATCTTCACTAGTATCCGCTCCAGCACTCCTTACGGTATACCTTCACTGCTGAATACTACGCTCTCCTACCGCGTATATATAAATATACACCCGCGATGTCGGTTTTATGCTTGAGCCCCGATTATTATTGGCGCGATGATTCTCGATTGGTGAGCTGTTACGCACTCTTTAAATGATTGCTGCCTCTAAGCCAACATTCCAACTGTCTTAGAATCATCACTTCCTTACTCACTTAGCATAAAATTTGGGACCTTAATCGGCGGTCTGGGCTGTTCCCCTCTCGACAACGAAGCTTAGCCCCCGCTGTCTATCTCCCGGACTCGCTTTTGGTATTCGGAGTTTGATTTCCGTTGGTAAGCCGGTAGGCCCCCGCTAGAATTCAGTGCTCTACCCCCAAAAGCTTAATATCCGAGGCTAACCCTAAAGTTATTTCGGAGAGAACAAGATATCTCCAAGTTTGATTGGCCTTTCACCCCTATTCACAACTCATCCAAACATTTTTCAACATGTACTGGTTCGGTCCTCCACAAGGTCTTACCCATGCTTCAACCTGGTCATAAATAGCTCACTTGGTTTCGTGTCTAAATCAAACGACTATACGCTCTATTAAAACTCGCTTTCGCTTCGGCTCCGGAATGTAGATCCCTTAACCTCGCCGTTTAACTTAACTCCCTGGCTCATCATGCAAAAGGCACGCCGTCAACCATGGCTTCCGAGGAAGCTATAGGTCTCCGACCGCTTATAAGCTACTGGTTTCAGGTTCTATTTCACTCCCTTAACAAGGGTTCTTTTCACCTTTCCTTCACAGTACTGGTTCACTATAGGTCATTGACTAGTATTTAGACTTGGAGAGTGGTCTCCCCAGATTCAGACTAGGTTTCACGTGTCTAGCCCTACTCAGGCATCGAATAGAGTCTCTTGTTCTTTCGTTTACGGGACTATCACCCTGTATCGTTCTACTTTCCAGAAGTATTCAACTAAAACTTAAGATCTCATGTTATCGACCCTACAACCCCACACCAAAGGCGTGGTTTGGTCTTCTCCCCTTTCGCTCGCCGCTACTTAGGGAATCTCTTTGATTTATTTTCCTCTGCTTACTAAGATGTTTCAGTTCAGCAGGTGTCGCTTTATATACCTATGTATTCAGTATATAATGGTAGACGATTAATCTACCGGGTTACCCCATTCGGATACCTCCGGGTCATAGCTTTATACCAGCTCGCCGAAGATTACTGCAGGTAAACGCATCCTTCATCGCCTGTCAATGCCAAGGCATCCGCCAATAGCTCTTAACAACTTGGTCTGTAAATTATTGATCCATGCAAGTTAACTTCACCAAAGACAGATATTCTTAAACGTCTATTATTATATGTGAATTTACTTGTTACCATATTATTTACATAACATACTTGATCGTAAACTGAATGTTTTGGAAACGAGCGCTTAACAATGCAAAAGAAATAGAATACAAGTTTTCAAAGACGCTTGCCCAACCTAGTCAAACCATCCTAAGACGGCCATCCTTATCCTTAAAAGGAGGTGATCCAGCCCCACCTTCCGGTAGGGCTACCTTGTTACGACTTCATCCCAGTCATCAGCCTCACCTTGGGCGCCTCTCTCCTTTGCAGGTTGAGTCAACGACTTAAGGCAAAACCAACTCCCATGATGTGACGGGCGGTGTGTACAAGGCCCGGGAACGTATTCACGGCGTTATAGCTGACACGCCATTACTAGCAATTCCGACTTCATGTAGTCGAGTTGCAGACTACAATCCGAACTGGGGCCAGCTTTGAGGATTTGCTCCATCTTGCGATATTGCTACCTTCTGTACTGGCCATTGTAGCACGTGTGTGGCCCTGGGCATAAGGGCCATGCTGACTTGACGTCATCCTCGCCTTCCTCCTGGTTAACCCAGGCAGTCTCGTTAGAGTTCCCACCCTAAGTGTTGGCAACTAACGATAAGGGTTGCGCTCGTTGCGGGACTTAACCCAACACCTCACGGCACGAGCTGACGACAGCCATGCAGCACCTGTGTATCTGTCCTTGCGGAAAACGACATTTCTGCCGCGGTCAAATACATGTCAAGCCCAGGTAAGGTTCTTCGCGTTGCATCGAATTAAACCACATGCTCCACTGCTTGTGCGGGCCCCCGTCAATTCTTTTGAGTTTCACCCTTGCGAGTGTACTCCTCAGGCGGCATACTTAACGCGTTAGCTACGACACGGATAGGGTTGAGACTATCCACATCAAGTATGCATCGTTTACGGCAAGGACTACCAGGGTATCTAATCCTGTTTGCTCCCCTTGCTTTCGCGCCTTAGCGTCAGGTGTAAATTAGAAAAGCGCCTTCGCCACTGGTGTTCTTCCACATATCTACGCATTTCACCGCTACACGTGGAATTCCCTTTTCTCCATCTACCCTCTAGAAAGATAGTATTAGATGCTGGCTTGGGGTTGAGCCCCAAGATTTAACATCTAACTTTCCTTTCCGCCTACACGCCCTTTACGCCCAATAAATCCGATTAACGCTAGCACCCTCCGTATTACCGCAGCTGCTGGCACGGAGTTAGCCGGTGCTTCTTTACCTGGTACGCTCAAATCAGTTGGATATTAGCCAACTTCTCTTATTCCCAAGCGAAAGTGCTTTACAACCCTAGAGCCTTCATCACACACGCGGCGTCGCTTCGTCAGACTTTCGTCCATTGCGAAAGATTCTCGACTGCAGCCTTCCGTAGAAGTCTGGGCAGTGTCTCAGTCCCAGTGTTGGCGGTCAATCTCTCAATCCGCCTAGACGTCAAAGCCTTGGTAGGCCATTACCCCACCAACAAGCTGATATCCCATAGACTCTTCCTTAACCGAAAGGTCCGAAGATCCCCTTCTTTAATATGTTTTAGATGCCTAAACATACCACATTCGGTATTAGCGGTCGTTTCCAACCGTTATTCCCAAGTTGAGGACAGATTATCTATGTATTACTAACCCTTCCGCCACTAAATAATAACCGAAGCTATTATTCCGTTCGACTTGCATGCCTCATCCACGCCGCCAGCGTTCAATCTGAACCAAGATCAAATTCTCAGAAAAAATAAATTTAAAAATTAACGGATTTTAAAAATCCGAACAAGCATTCTTTATACTGGCTTGCATTCTATCTCATTTGCATTGTTAAGAAGAGAAGATCAGCTATGCTGAACCCTCGTTTGCGCATCCACATCGAAGTGTGAACTTTTCCTTCTTTCGCTTTTCGCGGTGAAGAAGAAATCAATATCTTATATAAACGGCATTTATTTATGCAACATATTTTGCTGCACTTTTTTCGATTCGCAAATGACGTAAATTGAATTTATGCCTTTACAGGGCTGTCTGAGCCGGAAAATTTCGATTTATTTT
The Chlamydia caviae GPIC genome window above contains:
- the rlmD gene encoding 23S rRNA (uracil(1939)-C(5))-methyltransferase RlmD — its product is MPTIMNCKHLGICGGCSSPQSAYADSLKAKEQILHELFAPIFPPSEILPVIPCDPVLRGRNKMEFSFFQTKEGKKSLGFITPTKPKQGVPITECLMIHEDTMDILNLTRAWWDNHPELTAYYPPFNKGSLCTLTVRIGSPERKLMVILTTSAREEYAVEKGIIEEWKNALINSSLPIVSIIWEEKVSAKNAPTYFRSHLIHGEPFIKQTLTLPKDGNSGVFHVRPRSFFQPQSLQGAKIIEIAKEFMNPQGSETLLDLYCGAGTIGIMLSAYVKKVIGVEIVPDAIDSAKENILINKKENLIEVYLEDAKTFCRRHQDCPPPDVVVIDPPRCGIQNKVLKYLLRIFPKKIIYISCNPKIQFEECCSLISAGYHIKKVQPLDQFPHSPHLENIILLEREDSL
- the yajC gene encoding preprotein translocase subunit YajC, which codes for MLSRLFMCFLFLLSSSSLLADEEGTQVKSTFAQPAVMLGIAILFFYFILWRPEQKRRKAMEKRKNELAKGDKVTAMGILGTIDEIREHTVILNITSGKIEMLKAAISEILKPDGTKA
- the nqrF gene encoding NADH:ubiquinone reductase (Na(+)-transporting) subunit F, which gives rise to MTWLSGLYFISIASLVFCVIGLILSGIILISRKFLVKTHACKLKINDDDSLTKTVDSGRTLLSSLLDSGIPIPSPCGGKATCKQCKVKIVKNADQPLETDRATFSKQQLEQGWRLSCQTKVQHDMCLEIEERYLNASSWEGTVVSNDNVATFIKELVVSVSPEHPIPYKPGGYLQIRVPPYKTNTSDWKQTMAPEYYSDWEHFNLFDRTIDNSLLELDSANKAYSLASYPAELPVIKFNIRIATPPFINNAPNPEIPWGICSSYIFSLKPGDKITVSGPYGESFMKENNRPLIFLIGGAGSSFGRSHILDLLLNKHSTRDITLWYGARSLKENIYQEEYEKLEKDFSNFHYHLVLSEPLPEDIDSGWDKNDPEKTNFLFRAFELGQLSKLSNPEDYLYYVCGPPLHNSSILKLLDNYGVERSSIILDDFGS
- a CDS encoding putative Ig domain-containing protein, which encodes MRFLNENRYNFVSRNNVIVFNYTEDAYNILVTPSTISDVEYTSLTVLLKCPDTKTISYFEWESREFTEAGGEISLVTSGKSEAEYKITLPPHKLQLASKQKTTPTNNYVLNIFAVDSTGQRSKTGTLTVTVNQDPQISINWQYLLNGQVVADLANLTPVANDRDAVQIEFTVIGTHGPLIGKEVLVRYAQGSEERYEVLLTDSQGKVLTPPIKTTEASLVEVDVIVNQVVDVIPILFVPDKTTAQVSRAITILQNNQPANGQDKAEVIFRIIDAHNNPIPNFPVTVAASNHATLDASSLTSDSQGQVKVSLTNTYSGETTVSATSNSDSQTARLEFLPVLQVDSPKVVVTAKSYTAGKNPISVTSSFSGTQQWSIQPSLPNQLQLDPRSGKISGTVQSEIGIPETSYTVYVGDSNGTQRASATFSLVVNPPFVVSQKLYRRVLSTDSHVNIHAFEITGGEPPYTVSVSPALPNGLTVDASGVISGRLGTGQIQEQEYVFTVQDQQRESKNISINLSVVTGAKVTIAVPKKMLTKNTSTTQGGTNYTPITASPSAPDGTVSFTNVTPTLPAGINLNSATGEITGTPTEESPLRVYTMTVRDGKSGSDSEADFELGVASSFVAQQSTYQKILGVNTPVSFPICALSGGVTPYSVSVTPTLPNGLQLNTTTGEIFGTATTISNQTQYSVTVTDANHSPRSPMTLMLTVATGPTITEKEKNKVAVIGSYLNYTPLVATSAVSGKAVTFTEVSPALPAGLSWRTNDGSIYGTPQVETSAGQETFTFTIRDGGTGAEVQSSFVLAVVQKLAFSQTTYSKTLPVNVAADLTVLSITHGSGDYELIVPTSLPTGLKMSLDGTGVTQTVKLTGTPTGSQTEASYTFEVKDKRSGLSSGSRTLKLTISGGDTSRNWHAQSVLFNYIQAHQIQKQVYQENVTETVGLGLCANITFNSRYREEKPLLRSRFYQVASDLNNKESFYGAFEKKIHLIKLGSGIIDSVGISWWGRDVLFNTLGQLGQLPLGIYNQG
- a CDS encoding inverse autotransporter beta domain-containing protein gives rise to the protein MSLAFLSLFGDEQDISTQNSLRKIAHSNEIPYSQDNPLSGLGSLRLDFFPGDREYPFEHTAIDWLFPWYDSLESLIFSQLGFRHNLDHRDTLNLGGGGLEKIGC